The following are from one region of the Ignavibacteriales bacterium genome:
- a CDS encoding OmpH family outer membrane protein, producing MKKYFFIIALIIYGISGSLNAQLKIGYVDSDTIMDKLPDAQDAQQKLDVIIKDWQTELNKLEKNWKDKYDDYEKRKLIMSDQTRAEVEGELVKLEEKMNDYRQKKFGANGELFQKQDEVMKPIQNRVFDAIKKVAIDEDLDFVFDRSGDVLFLYAKEKYDITNIVLEKLK from the coding sequence ATGAAAAAATATTTTTTTATCATCGCTCTAATAATTTACGGTATTTCCGGCTCGCTTAACGCGCAATTAAAAATTGGTTATGTTGATTCCGACACTATAATGGATAAACTACCAGATGCTCAAGACGCTCAGCAGAAACTTGATGTAATTATCAAGGATTGGCAAACCGAGCTTAATAAACTTGAAAAGAACTGGAAAGATAAATATGATGATTATGAAAAACGTAAATTGATAATGAGCGACCAAACCCGCGCCGAAGTTGAAGGCGAATTGGTTAAGTTAGAAGAAAAAATGAATGATTACCGTCAAAAAAAATTTGGTGCAAACGGTGAATTATTTCAGAAACAGGATGAGGTTATGAAACCGATTCAGAACCGGGTTTTCGATGCGATTAAAAAAGTTGCAATTGATGAGGACCTGGATTTTGTTTTCGATAGAAGCGGGGATGTTCTATTTTTGTATGCCAAGGAGAAATATGACATTACAAATATTGTTCTTGAAAAATTAAAATAA
- the bamA gene encoding outer membrane protein assembly factor BamA, with the protein MLKTLRAISLGLILLIIISSSSYSQTARTQYQILGISVQGSKSADATTIIANTGLKVGDEIEIPGDQTMNAIRQLWALNIFSDVQILIDKKIDRGVFLLIKVTEYQRIEKYVIEGNDDKSTKDIEAKINLVRGQILKTQELYNIKTKIKGLYEEDGLLNAVIEPIKYSFFSADTIDEEIEVTWQNTLDLSDEYKTTYNIKENSNNFISKIKDRILVKFKINEGDKVVVRIIEFNGNKAFDDDDLKSEFEETKEAKWWKFWSSAKLNKKKFEDDKKLLTTFFRKKGFRDFEILSDSLIYFNDKKDVKIVLNIYEGAQYKIRNIIWEGNTVYKEDVLNSRLDFRKGDIYDYDKFQKNLRGPNEKQNDVAALYVDNGYLGSRFNSSEKKVADDSLDIIIQVVENNQFKVGRVEIQGNDKTKDKVIRRELYTVPNDYFSRSAIFTSLQQLANTQYFNVEKLYQEGVDYFPVNDSTVNVTYKVEEKSSDYLNASVGYSGSFGFSGAVGVTLNNFSIGEPFQLGGGQILNFNWQFGVGNYYRTFTVGFTEPWFMDTPTLLGFEVFDTRQQYIYDLSQYGGTVRVGRRLTWPDMYSNIQGFFKYQNYDVKEGGIYYPEGKRQQYTLGTTLSRRNIDNPIFPSQGSSVSLDAEISGGPFLPGDVNYYKLQFKAEWYKRLFNTNRIALYSVAELGYLHELDFKSQSLINPFERFWMGGNGLVIATVPLRGYEDRTIGPVTTENKNLGGNVMTRYTVEVRAALALEPIPIYILAFAEAGNVFREINTDANFFDLKRSAGIGARLLINPIGLIGFDFGYGFDRKSVDGKDPAWLFHFQFGKGF; encoded by the coding sequence ATGCTTAAAACTCTCCGCGCAATATCTCTAGGACTTATTTTATTAATTATTATAAGTTCATCATCCTATTCACAAACTGCAAGAACACAGTATCAAATTCTTGGTATATCAGTTCAGGGCAGCAAGTCTGCTGATGCAACAACTATTATAGCAAATACAGGTCTTAAAGTAGGGGATGAGATTGAAATTCCTGGTGATCAAACAATGAACGCAATACGCCAGTTATGGGCATTAAATATTTTTTCTGATGTTCAAATTTTAATAGACAAAAAAATTGATCGCGGTGTTTTTCTTTTAATAAAAGTTACAGAATACCAGAGAATAGAAAAATATGTTATTGAAGGAAACGATGATAAAAGCACAAAGGATATTGAAGCGAAAATCAATCTGGTTCGTGGACAAATTCTTAAAACACAAGAACTTTATAATATCAAAACAAAAATTAAAGGATTGTACGAGGAAGATGGTTTACTTAATGCTGTAATTGAACCAATTAAGTATTCTTTTTTTTCGGCAGATACTATTGATGAAGAAATTGAAGTTACCTGGCAAAATACATTGGACCTTTCCGATGAATATAAAACCACGTATAACATTAAGGAAAATTCTAATAATTTTATTTCTAAAATTAAAGATAGAATTTTGGTAAAATTCAAAATAAATGAAGGTGATAAAGTTGTTGTTAGAATAATTGAGTTTAATGGAAACAAGGCATTTGATGATGATGATTTGAAAAGCGAGTTTGAAGAGACCAAAGAAGCAAAATGGTGGAAATTTTGGAGCAGTGCAAAATTAAATAAGAAAAAATTTGAAGACGATAAAAAACTTCTTACAACGTTCTTTCGTAAAAAAGGTTTTCGCGATTTTGAAATCCTTTCCGATTCTTTAATTTATTTTAACGATAAAAAAGACGTTAAAATTGTTCTTAACATTTATGAAGGAGCACAGTACAAAATCAGAAATATTATCTGGGAAGGAAATACTGTTTATAAAGAAGACGTTTTAAATTCCAGACTCGATTTTAGGAAAGGCGACATTTACGATTACGACAAATTTCAAAAGAATCTGCGTGGACCAAACGAAAAACAAAACGATGTTGCTGCTCTATATGTAGATAATGGTTATTTGGGTTCGCGATTCAATTCTTCAGAAAAGAAAGTTGCAGATGATTCTCTCGATATTATTATCCAGGTAGTTGAAAACAATCAATTCAAAGTTGGCAGAGTCGAAATTCAAGGAAACGACAAAACTAAGGATAAGGTTATACGCCGCGAACTTTATACAGTGCCAAATGATTATTTTAGCCGAAGTGCTATTTTCACAAGTTTGCAGCAGCTGGCTAATACTCAATATTTTAATGTGGAGAAACTATATCAGGAAGGAGTTGATTATTTTCCTGTAAATGATAGTACTGTTAATGTAACTTACAAAGTAGAAGAAAAATCGAGCGACTATTTAAATGCATCAGTTGGCTACAGCGGTAGTTTTGGATTTAGTGGTGCTGTAGGTGTAACATTAAATAATTTTTCAATCGGTGAACCGTTCCAGTTAGGTGGAGGACAAATTTTAAACTTCAACTGGCAGTTTGGTGTTGGGAATTATTATAGAACTTTTACCGTCGGCTTTACTGAGCCATGGTTTATGGATACCCCAACATTGCTCGGTTTCGAAGTATTTGATACCCGTCAGCAATACATTTATGATCTTAGTCAGTATGGTGGTACAGTCCGTGTTGGAAGAAGATTAACCTGGCCAGATATGTATTCAAACATTCAAGGATTCTTCAAATATCAAAACTACGATGTTAAAGAAGGTGGCATTTACTATCCCGAAGGTAAACGGCAACAATATACACTTGGAACAACTTTAAGCAGAAGAAATATCGATAATCCGATTTTTCCTTCTCAAGGTTCTTCTGTATCTTTAGATGCCGAAATTTCCGGCGGTCCGTTCTTACCAGGTGATGTTAATTATTATAAACTTCAGTTCAAAGCTGAGTGGTATAAAAGACTTTTTAATACAAACAGAATTGCTTTGTATTCTGTAGCAGAATTAGGTTATTTGCACGAACTTGATTTTAAATCACAATCGCTTATAAATCCATTCGAAAGATTTTGGATGGGTGGAAATGGTTTGGTAATTGCTACTGTACCGCTAAGAGGTTATGAGGATAGAACAATCGGTCCTGTAACAACTGAAAATAAAAACCTTGGCGGTAATGTAATGACACGTTACACCGTTGAAGTTCGGGCGGCGCTTGCTTTGGAGCCAATTCCAATTTACATTTTGGCTTTTGCTGAAGCTGGTAATGTTTTTAGGGAAATTAACACTGATGCTAACTTCTTTGATCTTAAACGTTCTGCTGGTATTGGTGCAAGATTGCTTATTAACCCAATTGGATTAATAGGATTCGATTTTGGTTACGGATTCGACAGGAAAAGTGTTGATGGGAAAGACCCTGCGTGGCTTTTCCATTTTCAATTTGGGAAGGGATTTTAG
- a CDS encoding bifunctional UDP-3-O-[3-hydroxymyristoyl] N-acetylglucosamine deacetylase/3-hydroxyacyl-ACP dehydratase, translated as MLELQRTIVNPVSISGVGLHTGTSCTMTFKPAAENYGIRFVRTDLGGNPEIPAIADNVVDISRGTTLAIGEAKVYTVEHVLAAVAGLQIDNIIIELDGIEPPVGDGSALPYVNILLEAGFRQQEAPKDYLVIDETVQYHSDEGQVDIVALPLDGFRVTAMVDYQNPSLGSQHSGLFDLEKEFVTEFAPARTFSFLSEIEMLADRGLIKGGNLDNAVVIIDKTVDEDEANMLKQKLGLDFEIYIGTTGYLNNKTLRFRNEPVRHKLLDMLGDLALIGAPIKAQILAARPGHRSNVEFAKQIRKLYQQKKFVKKYQFIKTEGVVFDTEAVMRILPHRYPFLMVDKIIHLELDKKIIGVKSVSINEPFFQGHFPGHPVFPGVLIIEAMAQTGGILLVNAFPNKIAYFMQINNAKFRKPVLPGDQMIIKAELTGKKSKVASFAGKVYVGDVLVAEADFMAAVVDRDINQNSK; from the coding sequence ATGCTTGAACTACAAAGAACAATTGTTAATCCCGTTTCAATCTCTGGAGTGGGTTTACATACTGGTACATCTTGTACTATGACCTTCAAACCAGCAGCGGAAAATTATGGGATAAGATTTGTTAGAACTGATTTGGGTGGTAATCCGGAAATTCCAGCTATTGCAGATAATGTTGTTGATATTTCGCGCGGGACTACTCTGGCAATTGGAGAAGCAAAAGTTTACACAGTTGAACATGTGCTTGCTGCCGTAGCAGGTTTGCAAATTGATAACATCATAATTGAATTGGACGGAATAGAACCACCGGTTGGTGATGGAAGTGCGTTGCCTTATGTTAATATTTTGCTTGAAGCCGGATTCCGGCAGCAGGAAGCTCCTAAAGATTATTTGGTTATTGATGAAACAGTGCAATACCACAGCGACGAAGGACAGGTTGATATAGTTGCATTGCCGCTTGATGGATTTAGAGTAACGGCTATGGTCGATTATCAAAATCCTTCTTTAGGTAGCCAGCATTCAGGTTTATTCGATTTGGAAAAGGAGTTTGTTACCGAGTTTGCACCTGCAAGAACTTTTAGCTTTTTAAGCGAAATTGAAATGCTCGCTGACCGTGGCTTGATAAAAGGTGGTAACCTTGATAACGCTGTTGTCATCATTGATAAAACCGTTGATGAAGACGAAGCTAATATGTTAAAACAAAAGCTTGGACTTGATTTTGAAATTTATATTGGAACAACCGGATATTTAAATAATAAAACTTTACGATTCAGGAATGAGCCCGTTCGCCACAAATTGCTTGATATGCTCGGCGATCTTGCATTAATTGGAGCACCAATTAAAGCCCAAATATTAGCTGCACGCCCCGGTCATCGTTCTAATGTTGAATTCGCAAAACAAATCCGTAAACTTTACCAGCAGAAAAAATTTGTAAAGAAATATCAGTTCATAAAAACTGAAGGCGTGGTTTTCGATACCGAAGCAGTTATGAGAATTTTACCTCATCGCTATCCCTTCCTTATGGTTGATAAAATAATTCACCTTGAACTTGATAAAAAAATAATTGGTGTAAAATCAGTATCCATTAATGAACCATTTTTTCAAGGGCATTTCCCCGGGCATCCAGTATTTCCTGGTGTATTAATAATTGAAGCAATGGCACAAACAGGTGGCATTTTGTTAGTTAATGCTTTCCCTAATAAGATCGCTTACTTTATGCAAATAAATAATGCCAAGTTTAGAAAACCGGTTCTTCCGGGTGATCAAATGATAATTAAAGCAGAATTGACTGGTAAGAAAAGTAAAGTTGCATCGTTTGCCGGTAAAGTTTATGTTGGAGATGTTTTAGTTGCCGAAGCCGATTTTATGGCAGCAGTTGTTGATAGAGATATAAACCAAAATTCTAAGTAA
- the lpxA gene encoding acyl-ACP--UDP-N-acetylglucosamine O-acyltransferase produces MNEIHPTAIINENAKLGDNIVVGPYTLINDNVTIDDGCHIGPHVVIYEGARIGKQVNIYQGASISHVPQHMKYNNEPTLCYVGDNTNIHEFATIHRGTVDTGKTVVGKNVLMMAYSHVAHDCRIGDNCIIANAAQLGGFTELDEWVIIGGSVPVHQFCKIGKHVMIGTGTGVGKDVPPFILAADEPLKYAGLNVVGLRRRGFTTEQLDSLKKVYHILYDSQLNVTQAKEKITNDFPNDPLAKEVLDFINRSHRGLLGK; encoded by the coding sequence ATGAACGAAATTCATCCTACCGCGATCATAAATGAAAATGCAAAACTTGGTGATAATATTGTTGTAGGTCCCTATACTTTGATAAATGATAACGTTACTATTGATGATGGCTGCCATATTGGTCCACACGTTGTAATTTATGAAGGGGCAAGAATTGGCAAACAAGTTAATATTTACCAGGGTGCTTCCATTTCCCATGTTCCTCAGCATATGAAGTATAATAATGAGCCTACACTATGTTATGTTGGTGATAATACAAACATTCACGAGTTTGCTACTATCCACCGAGGAACAGTGGATACGGGAAAAACTGTAGTTGGTAAAAATGTTTTAATGATGGCTTACTCTCATGTTGCACATGATTGCAGAATTGGCGATAACTGTATAATTGCCAACGCTGCACAGCTTGGCGGTTTTACTGAACTTGATGAGTGGGTAATAATTGGAGGTTCAGTTCCAGTACACCAATTTTGTAAAATTGGAAAACACGTTATGATTGGTACCGGTACTGGCGTAGGCAAAGATGTTCCACCATTCATTCTTGCTGCTGATGAACCTTTGAAGTACGCTGGATTGAATGTAGTTGGATTACGTAGACGTGGATTTACGACCGAACAATTAGATTCTCTTAAAAAAGTTTATCATATTCTTTATGATTCGCAGTTAAATGTTACTCAGGCAAAAGAAAAAATTACAAATGATTTTCCCAATGATCCTCTTGCAAAAGAAGTTCTGGATTTCATCAACAGAAGTCATAGAGGATTGTTAGGTAAGTAA
- the rfaE1 gene encoding D-glycero-beta-D-manno-heptose-7-phosphate kinase, whose translation MFNIPKERLKELKSAFQGLRIAVIGDMMLDCYFWGDVKRISPEAPVPVIEVDDEFYRFGGAANVAYNISTLGGIPVPVGIIGYDNHGSIFNSLMEDVHISSEGIITDDQRPTTTKTRVIAVNQHIVRIDQEKKNYIAENIEGKILNYLKENISQLDGVILEDYNKGVLTPKIIDEVINLSKQNNVIISVDPKFNNFFNYKDVTVFKPNRKETEDAFGMRIQSDEDILKAGNKLLERLNAKYVLLTLGEKGIAIFEKGNDVVRIPTKARKVADVSGAGDTVIATLTMALAAKANIHEAAYLANYAGGLVCEEVGIVPILAEKLFDEVGYDIEHQNNLL comes from the coding sequence ATGTTCAACATACCCAAAGAAAGATTAAAAGAATTAAAATCCGCATTCCAAGGATTACGAATTGCAGTAATTGGTGATATGATGCTCGATTGCTACTTTTGGGGTGATGTGAAAAGAATATCCCCGGAAGCGCCTGTTCCGGTAATTGAAGTTGATGATGAATTCTACCGTTTTGGTGGCGCTGCAAACGTTGCTTATAATATTTCAACACTTGGTGGAATACCAGTACCAGTTGGAATTATCGGGTACGATAATCATGGTTCAATTTTCAATTCACTAATGGAAGATGTTCACATTTCCAGTGAAGGTATTATAACAGATGACCAGAGACCAACTACAACAAAAACCCGAGTTATTGCTGTCAATCAGCATATTGTTAGAATTGATCAAGAAAAGAAAAATTACATTGCCGAAAACATCGAAGGTAAGATTCTTAATTATTTAAAAGAAAATATATCACAACTTGATGGAGTAATCCTTGAAGATTACAACAAAGGAGTTCTAACACCAAAGATCATCGATGAAGTAATAAACTTATCAAAACAAAATAATGTTATAATTTCAGTAGATCCAAAGTTCAATAATTTTTTCAATTATAAGGATGTTACTGTATTTAAACCGAATCGAAAAGAAACCGAAGATGCATTTGGAATGAGAATACAATCTGATGAAGACATACTTAAAGCTGGAAATAAATTGTTGGAAAGATTGAATGCTAAATATGTTCTTCTTACTTTAGGAGAGAAAGGGATTGCAATTTTTGAAAAAGGTAATGATGTTGTTAGAATTCCAACCAAAGCAAGAAAAGTTGCAGATGTTTCCGGAGCAGGCGATACTGTTATTGCAACATTAACAATGGCATTAGCAGCTAAAGCCAATATACACGAGGCAGCTTACCTTGCTAATTATGCAGGTGGTTTAGTTTGTGAGGAAGTTGGCATTGTTCCAATTTTGGCTGAAAAACTTTTTGATGAAGTTGGATATGATATCGAACATCAAAACAATTTACTTTAA
- the panB gene encoding 3-methyl-2-oxobutanoate hydroxymethyltransferase, producing MSTHTDFRKITTKTLYLSKQKGIKITALTAYDFITANLLNQAGIDLILVGDSLSNVFQGNETTLPVTMDEMIYHTKAVCKGVDRAMVVVDMPFMSYQTNIDEAFRNAGRIMKETPAGGVKLEGGERVALTIKKITDAGIPVMGHIGLTPQSIHQFGSYKARGTDTQEAEILLKDAKILEEAGAFSIVLEKIPADLAKRITEHISIPTIGIGAGIYCDGQILVTPDMLGLNVDFHPRFVRHYAELANNIVEAVKNYVKDIKEKQFPSEKESY from the coding sequence ATGAGTACACATACTGATTTTAGAAAAATTACAACCAAAACATTATACCTATCAAAGCAGAAGGGAATTAAGATTACCGCATTAACTGCGTACGATTTTATTACTGCAAATCTTTTAAATCAAGCTGGTATAGATTTGATTTTGGTTGGCGATTCTCTCAGCAATGTATTCCAGGGAAATGAAACAACATTACCAGTTACAATGGATGAAATGATCTATCACACTAAAGCTGTTTGTAAAGGAGTTGATAGAGCGATGGTTGTGGTAGACATGCCATTTATGTCTTATCAAACAAACATAGATGAAGCATTTAGAAATGCTGGCAGAATAATGAAAGAGACCCCGGCAGGTGGAGTTAAATTAGAAGGCGGCGAGCGAGTTGCGCTAACTATAAAAAAAATTACTGACGCCGGCATACCCGTAATGGGACATATCGGTTTAACCCCGCAAAGTATTCATCAATTTGGCAGCTATAAAGCACGTGGAACTGACACACAGGAAGCAGAAATTCTTTTAAAGGATGCTAAAATTTTGGAAGAAGCCGGAGCGTTTTCAATTGTGCTGGAAAAAATTCCCGCTGATCTGGCAAAAAGAATAACGGAACATATTTCCATCCCAACGATTGGAATTGGAGCCGGAATATATTGTGATGGACAGATTCTTGTTACACCAGATATGCTTGGTCTAAATGTTGATTTCCATCCACGTTTTGTTAGACACTATGCAGAGCTTGCAAACAACATTGTTGAAGCAGTAAAAAACTATGTAAAAGATATAAAAGAAAAACAATTCCCATCAGAAAAAGAAAGCTACTGA
- the lpxA gene encoding acyl-ACP--UDP-N-acetylglucosamine O-acyltransferase, producing the protein MVNIHPTAIVSKKARLGENVTVSPFAIIHDDVEIGDDTFIGPRSVIYDYARIGSRVKIYHSASIAHIPQDLKFKGEVTYCFIGDDSTLHEYNTIHRGTAATNKTVIGKKVYLMSYTHIAHDCILEDNVTIANCTHLGGHVQIHHNAVIGGLVKIHQFCRIGKFCMVQGLRKVSKDVPPFILAGGAELSYGGLNKIGLRRNGFTIENVFKIKEIYNYLFNSHLNVTQAKEKIQAEFGDETFTKDILEFLNSSERGIIGN; encoded by the coding sequence ATGGTAAATATACATCCGACCGCAATCGTAAGTAAAAAAGCAAGGCTGGGGGAAAATGTAACTGTTTCTCCTTTCGCAATTATCCATGATGATGTTGAAATTGGTGATGATACATTCATTGGTCCAAGAAGTGTCATCTATGATTATGCTCGGATTGGTAGCCGTGTAAAAATTTATCATTCTGCCTCTATCGCACATATACCACAGGATTTGAAATTCAAAGGTGAAGTTACATATTGTTTTATTGGTGATGATTCAACGCTACATGAATATAATACAATTCATCGTGGTACTGCAGCCACTAATAAAACGGTTATTGGAAAAAAAGTTTATCTAATGTCTTATACGCATATCGCTCACGATTGCATTCTCGAAGATAATGTAACCATTGCCAATTGCACACATTTAGGAGGACACGTACAAATTCACCATAACGCGGTGATAGGCGGGTTGGTTAAGATTCATCAGTTCTGCAGGATCGGGAAATTTTGTATGGTGCAGGGTTTAAGAAAAGTTTCTAAAGATGTTCCACCGTTTATCTTAGCTGGCGGTGCTGAATTAAGTTATGGTGGACTAAATAAAATTGGTTTGCGCAGAAATGGTTTTACAATTGAAAATGTTTTTAAGATAAAAGAGATTTACAACTACTTGTTTAATTCTCATTTAAATGTTACACAAGCAAAGGAAAAAATTCAAGCTGAATTTGGGGACGAAACTTTTACAAAAGATATTCTCGAATTCTTAAATTCAAGTGAAAGGGGAATAATAGGAAATTGA
- a CDS encoding isoprenyl transferase, producing MGKPYKDSKIKTDSLKSSGNIPNHIAIIMDGNGRWAKRRGLPRVAGHQKGVETVRQIVEACVEVGVKYLTLYTFSTENWKRPKDEVSTLMRLIVKSLHKETKELHSNNIRLTTIGDFESLPTIVQKELNDAIKMTSKNTKMVLNLALSYSGRWELVEAFKRVAHLTYVDELKIDDINEKIISQNLTTAEMPDPDLVIRSGGEFRISNFLLWQIAYSEVYITDVLWPEFNRNHLFDAIKDFKKRERRFGLVSEQISMKN from the coding sequence TTGGGTAAGCCATACAAGGACTCTAAAATTAAAACAGATTCATTAAAAAGCTCTGGAAATATCCCCAACCACATTGCTATTATTATGGATGGTAACGGTAGATGGGCTAAAAGAAGAGGATTACCACGAGTAGCCGGTCATCAAAAAGGTGTAGAAACTGTTAGACAAATTGTGGAAGCTTGCGTGGAAGTTGGTGTAAAGTATTTAACTCTATACACATTTTCCACGGAAAACTGGAAAAGACCTAAAGATGAAGTTTCTACACTAATGAGATTAATAGTTAAGAGTTTGCATAAGGAAACTAAGGAACTTCATTCGAACAATATTAGACTTACGACTATAGGCGATTTTGAATCTTTGCCAACAATTGTGCAGAAAGAACTAAACGATGCAATTAAAATGACTTCAAAAAATACTAAGATGGTTCTGAATCTTGCTTTAAGTTACAGTGGCAGGTGGGAATTAGTTGAAGCATTTAAGCGTGTTGCACATCTTACTTACGTTGATGAATTAAAAATTGATGATATAAATGAAAAAATAATTTCACAAAACTTAACCACCGCAGAAATGCCTGACCCGGATTTAGTTATACGGAGTGGCGGTGAGTTTAGAATAAGTAATTTTCTACTTTGGCAGATTGCTTACTCAGAAGTTTATATTACAGATGTTCTTTGGCCTGAATTTAATCGTAATCATTTATTTGATGCGATTAAAGATTTTAAGAAAAGAGAACGTAGGTTTGGTTTAGTCAGCGAACAAATATCCATGAAGAATTAA
- the lpxD gene encoding UDP-3-O-(3-hydroxymyristoyl)glucosamine N-acyltransferase, whose amino-acid sequence MKLSLKEIAELIDGKIFGDENILIENISKIEEAKQGDLTFLYLPAYEKYFLDTKATAILIKPDFIKSRTDITYIEVQNPNTAFFKIIEKYFKPEFNLIGLDSTSFIDSTATIGQNVSLGKNVVVSAGCSIGNNVKIYHNTVLLNDVEIDDDVLIFPNVTIREKCKIGKRVIIHSGTVIGSDGFGYNPDANGVYHKIPQIGNVIIEDDVEIGSNVSVDRASFGSTVIKKGVKIDNLVQVAHNVVIGENTVVVAQSGISGSTKIGKNCILAGQTGIVGHIELADRVIIGAQSGVSKSISKSGQYRGSPVQDYRTALKSEALVRNLPAFIDRIKELEKEVQALKEKAK is encoded by the coding sequence ATGAAGCTAAGTCTAAAAGAAATTGCGGAACTAATTGACGGCAAAATTTTTGGCGATGAAAATATTTTAATTGAAAATATTTCTAAGATTGAGGAAGCCAAGCAAGGTGATTTAACATTCTTATATCTTCCGGCTTACGAAAAATATTTTCTGGATACTAAAGCTACTGCCATTCTTATCAAACCGGATTTTATTAAATCCAGAACTGATATTACATACATCGAAGTTCAAAATCCCAATACCGCTTTTTTTAAGATAATTGAAAAATATTTTAAACCGGAGTTTAATCTTATTGGATTGGATTCAACATCGTTTATAGATAGCACTGCAACAATTGGACAAAATGTTTCACTCGGAAAAAATGTTGTCGTTTCAGCGGGATGCTCAATTGGTAATAATGTTAAAATTTATCACAATACAGTTTTGCTAAACGATGTTGAAATTGATGATGACGTATTAATATTTCCGAATGTAACCATAAGAGAAAAATGTAAAATTGGAAAACGAGTAATTATTCATTCTGGTACCGTTATCGGTTCTGATGGTTTTGGATACAATCCGGATGCAAACGGAGTCTATCATAAAATTCCCCAGATAGGAAATGTTATAATTGAAGATGATGTAGAAATTGGATCTAATGTTTCGGTGGACCGTGCTTCTTTTGGTTCAACGGTAATTAAGAAGGGTGTAAAAATAGATAATCTGGTACAGGTAGCGCACAACGTGGTGATAGGTGAAAACACTGTGGTTGTTGCTCAAAGTGGAATTTCCGGCAGCACGAAGATTGGGAAAAATTGTATTCTTGCCGGACAAACCGGAATAGTGGGCCATATCGAATTGGCAGACAGAGTAATAATCGGTGCTCAGTCCGGGGTTTCCAAATCAATTAGTAAATCCGGACAATATCGTGGTTCACCTGTTCAGGATTATAGAACTGCATTAAAATCGGAAGCCCTTGTTAGAAACTTACCAGCATTTATTGATAGAATAAAAGAGCTTGAAAAAGAAGTTCAAGCATTGAAAGAAAAAGCAAAATAA
- a CDS encoding OmpH family outer membrane protein, whose product MKKFLLIAALVILAISMTNAQTQLQQKIGFVDSQVMLNTLPEAIKAQGDLDKIAKGWYAKADSMTANLQTDYATYQKQQGTMSPEKLKDAQQVIVNKEQELNQYKQAKFAQGGELYKKQEELFAPVKEKIMKGIQEVAKEEAMNFIFDKSGDILLLYADVQFDITYKVLDKLKRGK is encoded by the coding sequence GTGAAAAAATTTCTTTTAATTGCAGCTCTTGTTATTCTTGCAATATCAATGACTAATGCTCAAACTCAATTACAACAAAAAATAGGTTTTGTGGATTCACAAGTTATGTTGAATACTTTACCAGAAGCAATAAAAGCTCAGGGTGATTTAGATAAAATAGCAAAAGGATGGTACGCCAAAGCAGATAGTATGACAGCTAATTTACAAACTGATTATGCAACCTATCAGAAACAACAGGGAACAATGAGTCCTGAAAAATTAAAGGATGCTCAGCAAGTTATTGTAAATAAAGAGCAGGAATTAAATCAGTACAAACAAGCAAAGTTTGCGCAAGGTGGAGAATTATATAAAAAGCAGGAAGAACTTTTTGCTCCCGTTAAAGAAAAAATTATGAAAGGGATTCAGGAAGTTGCTAAAGAAGAAGCGATGAATTTTATTTTCGATAAAAGCGGCGATATTCTTTTACTTTACGCAGATGTTCAGTTCGATATTACTTATAAAGTTTTAGATAAATTGAAACGTGGAAAATAG